From the genome of Candidatus Nanopelagicales bacterium, one region includes:
- a CDS encoding DUF2510 domain-containing protein has translation MATPIRMRRVDVPVEKVAYKGFSWTTFFWGPFPPMFRGDGIGVLIGMGLVVVSLFIPLLPFLVWAFFYNDNHFNRLLETGWVPVDQAALGVAAGVVLPGPGTYPSPYSQSAGLWPLPAGSQLSAPAAPAGWYPDPDRGPGSTRYWDGTAWTQYRS, from the coding sequence GTGGCGACGCCGATTCGGATGCGCCGGGTGGACGTGCCGGTGGAGAAGGTGGCCTACAAGGGCTTTTCGTGGACGACGTTCTTCTGGGGACCGTTCCCGCCGATGTTCCGCGGCGACGGGATCGGTGTGCTGATCGGGATGGGACTGGTGGTGGTGTCGCTGTTCATCCCGCTGCTGCCGTTCCTGGTGTGGGCGTTCTTCTACAACGACAACCACTTCAACCGACTGCTGGAGACCGGCTGGGTGCCGGTCGACCAGGCCGCGTTGGGCGTCGCAGCTGGGGTGGTGCTACCGGGTCCGGGGACGTACCCCTCGCCGTATTCGCAGTCCGCGGGTCTGTGGCCGCTGCCCGCGGGGTCGCAGCTGTCGGCCCCGGCGGCTCCCGCCGGCTGGTACCCCGACCCCGACAGAGGGCCGGGCTCGACCCGTTACTGGGACGGCACGGCCTGGACGCAGTACCGAAGCTGA
- a CDS encoding Hsp20/alpha crystallin family protein, which translates to MKTVTRWDPFTVLARMDDDFDDLVRRTWGPARVARAGFVPAVDVTVEGPDVVITFELPGVDVDKDIDVQVHQGRLTVSGQRREASEVNDQAGKVLVREMRYGSFRREFALPEGIGADDVEATYDTGLLTVRVRGVRKPAEQPRKITVRTVDVVEGATEPEVGEVADPA; encoded by the coding sequence ATGAAGACCGTGACGCGGTGGGACCCGTTCACCGTCCTGGCCCGCATGGATGACGACTTCGACGACCTGGTGCGCCGCACCTGGGGCCCCGCGCGGGTCGCGCGGGCCGGGTTCGTGCCCGCCGTCGACGTCACCGTCGAGGGACCGGACGTGGTCATCACCTTCGAGCTGCCCGGCGTGGACGTCGACAAGGACATCGACGTGCAGGTGCACCAGGGCCGGCTGACCGTCAGCGGCCAGCGCCGCGAGGCGTCCGAGGTCAACGACCAGGCCGGCAAGGTGCTCGTCCGCGAGATGCGGTACGGCTCCTTCCGGCGCGAGTTCGCCCTGCCCGAGGGCATCGGCGCCGACGACGTCGAGGCGACGTACGACACCGGGCTGCTGACGGTGCGGGTGCGCGGCGTGCGCAAGCCGGCCGAGCAGCCGCGCAAGATCACCGTCCGCACCGTCGACGTGGTCGAGGGTGCGACCGAGCCCGAGGTGGGCGAGGTGGCGGACCCGGCCTGA
- a CDS encoding alpha/beta hydrolase, with protein MPPAQHRRRPRHPVRLAAAAVAASALVLAGCSTVTPTASPGGDVSWPGTSASGSPSPTGSTDPSGGPTDPELEPYYSQRLAWQSCGGSFQCADLTVPLSYDDPSGETIQIAVLRSPATGSDPIGSLVLNPGGPGGSGIDYARAARFVVSEPVLQAYDVVGFDPRGVGESAPIQCLTGPETDRLFAADGTPDDAAEVKQTAAVSELLGQRCEERSGDLLPYVGTRDAARDMDILRAALGDEQLNYLGKSYGTYLGAVYAEEFPQRVGRMVLDGVLAPDLNAEQITLGQAKAFEVALEHFVEDCGRHSDCPLTGDVEQGVQQVRNWFAALEQEPIPAQPGRPLNEALATYAVLSYLYFPSYDWPLLRDGLSAGIRGDGTVLMDMLDQRIDRAPDGSYTTNGTDAFYAVSCLDRPVSGGVARAEQLSQEWATEAPTFGPYLAWGNLPCDGWPAPPTEEPHVITADGSGPILVVSTKYDPATPYEWGVSLAEQLSNAALVSWDGDGHTAYMEGSACVDSAVDGYLLTGAVPEQDPLCQ; from the coding sequence GTGCCACCCGCCCAGCACCGCCGCCGCCCGCGCCATCCCGTCCGGCTGGCCGCGGCGGCCGTCGCCGCCTCGGCCCTCGTCCTTGCCGGCTGCTCCACCGTCACGCCCACCGCGAGTCCCGGCGGCGACGTGAGCTGGCCCGGCACGTCGGCCAGCGGCTCGCCGTCCCCGACCGGGTCCACCGACCCCTCCGGCGGGCCGACCGACCCCGAGCTCGAGCCCTACTACTCGCAGCGGCTGGCCTGGCAGTCCTGCGGGGGCAGCTTCCAGTGCGCGGACCTGACCGTGCCGCTGTCGTACGACGACCCCTCCGGCGAGACCATCCAGATCGCGGTCCTGCGCAGCCCGGCGACGGGGAGCGACCCGATCGGCTCGCTGGTGCTCAACCCCGGCGGCCCCGGCGGCTCGGGCATCGACTACGCACGGGCCGCCCGGTTCGTGGTGAGCGAGCCGGTGCTGCAGGCGTACGACGTCGTCGGGTTCGACCCCCGCGGCGTCGGCGAGAGCGCGCCGATCCAGTGCCTGACCGGCCCGGAGACCGACCGGCTGTTCGCCGCGGACGGGACGCCCGACGACGCCGCGGAGGTCAAGCAGACGGCGGCGGTCTCCGAACTGCTCGGGCAGCGGTGCGAGGAGCGGTCCGGCGACCTGCTGCCGTACGTCGGCACCCGCGACGCCGCGCGGGACATGGACATCCTGCGCGCGGCCCTCGGCGACGAGCAGCTGAACTACCTCGGCAAGTCGTACGGCACCTATCTCGGCGCGGTCTACGCCGAGGAGTTCCCGCAGCGGGTCGGGCGGATGGTGCTCGACGGCGTACTGGCCCCGGACCTGAATGCCGAGCAGATCACGCTGGGGCAGGCGAAGGCGTTCGAGGTGGCGCTGGAGCACTTCGTCGAGGACTGCGGCCGGCACTCCGACTGCCCGCTCACGGGCGACGTCGAGCAGGGCGTGCAGCAGGTGCGCAACTGGTTCGCCGCGCTCGAGCAGGAGCCGATCCCCGCGCAGCCGGGGCGGCCGCTGAACGAGGCGCTGGCGACGTACGCGGTGCTGTCGTACCTGTACTTCCCGTCGTACGACTGGCCGCTGCTGCGGGACGGGCTGTCCGCCGGCATCCGCGGAGACGGCACGGTGCTGATGGACATGCTGGACCAGCGGATCGACCGGGCCCCCGACGGCAGCTACACCACCAACGGCACGGACGCGTTCTACGCGGTGTCGTGCCTGGACCGCCCGGTGTCCGGCGGCGTGGCGCGGGCCGAGCAGCTGTCGCAGGAGTGGGCGACGGAGGCTCCGACCTTCGGGCCGTACCTCGCCTGGGGCAACCTGCCGTGCGACGGCTGGCCGGCGCCGCCGACCGAGGAGCCGCACGTGATCACCGCCGACGGCTCCGGCCCGATCCTGGTGGTGTCCACCAAGTACGACCCGGCGACCCCGTACGAGTGGGGCGTCTCGCTGGCCGAGCAGTTGTCCAACGCGGCGCTGGTGTCGTGGGACGGAGACGGGCACACCGCGTACATGGAGGGGTCCGCCTGCGTCGACTCGGCGGTCGACGGCTACCTGCTGACCGGGGCCGTCCCGGAGCAGGACCCGCTCTGTCAGTAG
- a CDS encoding YwiC-like family protein, translating into MSGASGVGRWLPPQHGAWAFLIVPLLLGLSTADPAWVMVPFAVAWVAAYPLSYFVLQWTRAPQRRRPRYLAPLRLWAAVVTPLAVLLLLVRPWLVWAGLAWAASFAVNAAFARRNDERNLGNDLVQVFQSASALPVFWLLGQETYTGISPPPAADIPADVWVLTAACVLAFTGSVLHVKSLIRERRDPRWMWASRVYAVAVVPVAWWLSPWLTVPFAFLAIRAWAITPDRAPKPAVLGAVEAVGSLLLVAFGWLV; encoded by the coding sequence GTGAGCGGGGCGAGCGGCGTCGGGCGGTGGCTGCCGCCGCAGCACGGGGCGTGGGCGTTCCTCATCGTCCCGCTGCTGCTCGGCCTGTCCACGGCCGACCCGGCCTGGGTCATGGTCCCGTTCGCGGTGGCCTGGGTGGCCGCGTACCCGCTGTCCTACTTCGTGCTGCAGTGGACCCGGGCCCCGCAGCGCCGCCGCCCCCGCTACCTGGCCCCGCTGCGGCTGTGGGCCGCCGTCGTGACCCCTCTCGCGGTGCTGCTTCTCCTCGTACGACCCTGGCTGGTCTGGGCGGGCCTCGCCTGGGCCGCCTCGTTCGCGGTCAACGCCGCCTTCGCCCGCCGCAACGACGAGCGCAACCTCGGCAACGACCTGGTCCAGGTCTTCCAGTCCGCCTCCGCGCTCCCGGTCTTCTGGCTGCTGGGCCAGGAGACCTACACCGGGATCTCCCCTCCCCCGGCGGCCGACATCCCCGCGGACGTCTGGGTGCTCACCGCGGCCTGCGTGCTCGCCTTCACCGGCTCGGTGCTGCACGTGAAGTCGCTGATCCGGGAGCGCCGCGACCCGCGGTGGATGTGGGCGTCGCGGGTGTACGCCGTCGCGGTGGTCCCGGTCGCCTGGTGGCTGTCGCCGTGGCTCACGGTGCCGTTCGCGTTCCTGGCGATCCGGGCCTGGGCGATCACGCCCGACCGGGCGCCGAAACCCGCGGTGCTCGGGGCGGTCGAGGCCGTCGGGTCCCTGCTGCTCGTGGCCTTCGGCTGGCTGGTCTGA
- a CDS encoding alpha/beta hydrolase: MAPDTEPPRHVTLLRTDDSSGPLEFDAWVVGPEDGVPVLLLHGWPETALSWSGVLPRLAAAGCRCVAVDQRGYSPRARPADVAAYTLDNLVADARAFLAALGWSSAHVVGHDWGAAVSWALAARHPSSVRSLTALSVPHPAAYAQAWQDDPHQRERSAYIGLLQTEQGLAEGVLLGDDAHRLRRMYGRAVPPEVVDAYVQRLSEPGAMTAVLAWYRALDRDTWASLPPVSVPTTYVWGTTDQGIAPAAAYGCLPWMTGPHKFVELDGSGHWLPEEVPAEVADAVLERVRSVEPLG, from the coding sequence ATGGCCCCCGACACCGAGCCTCCCCGACACGTGACGCTGCTGCGGACGGACGACTCGTCCGGTCCGCTGGAGTTCGACGCCTGGGTGGTCGGTCCGGAGGACGGGGTCCCGGTGCTGCTGCTGCACGGCTGGCCCGAGACCGCGCTGTCCTGGTCCGGCGTGCTGCCGCGGCTCGCGGCGGCCGGGTGCCGCTGCGTGGCGGTGGACCAGCGCGGGTACTCGCCGCGGGCACGGCCGGCGGACGTCGCGGCGTACACCCTCGACAACCTGGTCGCCGACGCGCGAGCCTTCCTGGCCGCGCTCGGCTGGTCGTCCGCGCACGTGGTCGGCCACGACTGGGGCGCGGCGGTGTCCTGGGCGCTGGCGGCCCGGCACCCGTCGTCCGTGCGGTCGCTGACCGCGCTGTCCGTGCCGCACCCGGCGGCGTACGCGCAGGCGTGGCAGGACGATCCCCACCAGCGCGAGCGGTCGGCCTACATCGGGCTGCTGCAGACCGAGCAGGGCCTCGCGGAGGGGGTGCTGCTGGGCGACGACGCGCACCGGCTGCGCCGGATGTACGGGCGAGCGGTGCCGCCGGAGGTGGTGGACGCGTACGTGCAGCGGCTGTCCGAGCCGGGCGCGATGACGGCCGTGCTCGCGTGGTACCGGGCGCTGGACCGCGACACCTGGGCGTCGCTGCCGCCGGTGTCGGTGCCGACGACGTACGTGTGGGGGACGACCGACCAGGGGATCGCGCCCGCGGCGGCGTACGGGTGCCTGCCGTGGATGACCGGCCCGCACAAGTTCGTCGAGCTGGACGGGTCCGGGCACTGGCTGCCGGAGGAGGTCCCCGCCGAGGTGGCCGACGCGGTGCTCGAGCGGGTGCGCTCGGTGGAGCCTCTCGGCTGA
- a CDS encoding DNA polymerase III subunit delta' → MSVWEALVGQEDAVADLRRAVADARGGPDLFESPESVSTRAMTHAWLVTGPPGSGRSVAAVTFAAALVCPHDGCGECDSCRQARAGSHPDVEVVRPDRLSYGVEEARRLVRRAANAPTQSHWHVLVIEDADRLTDEAVSALLKAIEEPTPHTVWLLCAPSVEDVLPTIRSRTRLLQLRTPPIPEVAEALVTRFGVDPAMASFAARAAQGHIGRARALATDEQARLRRQEVLRVPFRLRDLPSCFAAAADLLDAATEDAHAITDPIDAREQSDLMRAYGEGSEGVTQARVSRLASAALKDLQDRQKSRRTRTVRDQIDRALVDLLALYRDVLAVQVEAGVPLVNEELRVQLAQLAAATSPDGTLLRMEAVSRARLAMQANVAPLLALEALTVELRDPEVRRDAG, encoded by the coding sequence GTGAGCGTCTGGGAGGCCCTGGTCGGGCAGGAGGACGCGGTCGCCGACCTGCGCCGGGCGGTGGCCGACGCGCGCGGCGGGCCGGACCTGTTCGAGTCGCCGGAGTCGGTGTCCACCCGAGCGATGACCCACGCCTGGCTGGTCACCGGGCCTCCCGGGTCGGGCCGCTCGGTGGCGGCCGTGACGTTCGCCGCCGCGCTGGTCTGCCCGCACGACGGGTGCGGGGAGTGCGACTCCTGCCGCCAGGCCCGCGCCGGCTCCCACCCCGACGTCGAGGTGGTGCGCCCGGACCGGCTCTCGTACGGCGTGGAGGAGGCCCGCCGGCTGGTGCGCCGGGCCGCCAACGCGCCCACGCAGAGCCACTGGCACGTCCTGGTGATCGAGGACGCCGACCGGCTCACCGACGAGGCGGTCAGCGCCCTGCTGAAGGCGATCGAGGAGCCGACCCCGCACACGGTGTGGCTGCTGTGCGCGCCCAGCGTCGAGGACGTCCTGCCGACGATCCGCTCGCGGACCCGGCTGCTGCAGCTGCGCACCCCGCCGATCCCGGAGGTGGCCGAGGCGCTGGTGACGCGGTTCGGGGTGGACCCGGCGATGGCGTCGTTCGCGGCCCGTGCCGCGCAGGGGCACATCGGCCGGGCGCGGGCGCTGGCCACCGACGAGCAGGCCCGGCTGCGGCGGCAGGAGGTGCTGCGGGTGCCGTTCCGGCTGCGCGACCTGCCCTCCTGCTTCGCGGCCGCCGCGGACCTGCTGGACGCGGCCACCGAGGATGCCCACGCCATCACCGACCCGATCGACGCGCGCGAGCAGTCGGACCTCATGCGGGCGTACGGCGAGGGGTCGGAGGGTGTCACCCAGGCCCGCGTGTCCCGGCTCGCGTCGGCCGCGCTGAAGGACCTGCAGGACCGGCAGAAGTCGCGGCGCACCCGCACCGTTCGCGACCAGATCGACCGGGCGCTGGTGGACCTGCTCGCGCTCTACCGCGACGTCCTCGCCGTCCAGGTCGAGGCCGGCGTGCCGCTGGTCAACGAGGAGCTGCGGGTGCAGCTCGCGCAGCTCGCCGCCGCCACCAGTCCGGACGGGACGCTGCTGCGGATGGAGGCGGTCAGCCGGGCCCGGCTGGCGATGCAGGCCAACGTCGCGCCGCTGCTGGCCCTGGAGGCGCTCACCGTCGAGCTGCGCGACCCCGAGGTCCGCCGGGACGCGGGCTGA
- the tmk gene encoding dTMP kinase yields MPAAALPIDEPRPHAGLFVAFEGGEGAGKSTQATLLATRLLAAGHDVVRTREPGGTPAAEGIREVLLDRAHEGLDDRAEALLFAAARGDHVARVVRPALDRGAVVVTDRYLDSSVAYQGVGRGLGIETVEGLSLWATRGLRPDLTVVLDVDPTVGLGRLGTPDRLESEPAQFHRAVREGFVALAARDPGRYLVLDGTRPAPELAAEVAARVDTLLGARASSVGSAVGSSVESSVVGVAEQGSEGSA; encoded by the coding sequence ATGCCCGCCGCCGCCCTGCCGATCGACGAGCCGCGGCCGCACGCCGGCCTGTTCGTCGCGTTCGAGGGGGGCGAGGGGGCCGGCAAGTCGACCCAGGCGACGCTGCTGGCGACGCGCCTGCTGGCGGCCGGGCACGACGTGGTCCGTACCCGCGAGCCCGGCGGGACGCCGGCGGCCGAGGGGATCCGCGAGGTGCTGCTGGACCGCGCGCACGAGGGCCTGGACGACCGGGCCGAGGCGCTGCTGTTCGCCGCCGCCCGCGGGGACCACGTGGCCCGCGTCGTACGCCCGGCCCTGGACCGCGGGGCGGTGGTGGTCACCGACCGCTACCTGGACTCCTCCGTCGCCTACCAGGGGGTCGGACGCGGTCTGGGCATCGAGACCGTCGAGGGCCTGTCGCTGTGGGCGACCCGGGGCCTGCGGCCCGACCTCACCGTGGTCCTCGACGTCGACCCGACCGTGGGCCTGGGCCGGCTGGGCACCCCGGACCGGTTGGAGTCCGAGCCGGCGCAGTTCCACCGGGCGGTGCGCGAGGGGTTCGTCGCCCTGGCGGCGCGCGACCCCGGGCGCTACCTGGTGCTGGACGGCACCCGTCCCGCGCCGGAGCTCGCCGCCGAGGTGGCCGCGCGGGTGGACACCCTGCTCGGCGCCCGGGCGTCGTCGGTCGGGTCGGCGGTCGGGTCGTCGGTCGAGTCGTCCGTCGTGGGCGTCGCGGAGCAGGGCTCCGAGGGATCCGCGTGA